A single region of the Aeromonas hydrophila subsp. hydrophila ATCC 7966 genome encodes:
- a CDS encoding putative transporter, which yields MSDIALSISMLSLVAVLGLWLGNWRVYGVGLGIGGVLFGGIIVGHFAGLSGLALDEQTLHFIQEFGLILFVYTIGIQVGPGFFSSLRSSGLKLNGFAALLVLLGCAVAAALHQLFDVPLPVILGVFSGAVTNTPSLGAGQQILAELGAAPGSTGLMGMGYAVAYPFGICGILLTMWLIRMFFRIKIDEEAAQFEQQAGKTKESLQTINIAVRNPNIHGLMLSEIPSLDEADVICSRLKRGDELMVPRPDSRIELGDLLHLVGERHALRKVLLVLGEEVETSLSTRGTDLRVERVVVTNEQVLGKKIRDLDIKQKYDVVISRLNRAGIELVPTSQTSLQFGDILNLVGRLDAIEAVTNVVGNVQQKLQQVQMLPVFIGIGLGVLLGSIPFYLPGFPAALKLGLAGGPLVVALILSRIGSIGKLYWFMPPSANLALREIGIVLFLAVVGFKSGAGFIDTLINGDGPAWMMYGVAITLIPLLVVGVLARLYGKMNYLTLCGLLAGSMTDPPALAFANGMHPTSGASALSYATVYPLVMFLRIISPQLLAILLWAGA from the coding sequence ATGAGTGATATCGCGCTTTCCATCAGCATGTTGTCGCTGGTGGCAGTGCTGGGGCTCTGGCTGGGAAACTGGCGGGTCTATGGCGTCGGTCTCGGGATCGGAGGGGTGCTGTTCGGCGGCATCATAGTGGGCCACTTCGCCGGCCTCTCGGGGCTGGCGCTGGATGAGCAGACCCTGCACTTCATTCAGGAGTTCGGCCTGATCCTGTTTGTCTACACCATCGGCATTCAGGTCGGCCCCGGCTTCTTCTCCTCCCTGCGCAGCTCCGGCCTCAAGCTCAACGGCTTCGCCGCCCTGCTGGTACTGCTTGGCTGCGCCGTGGCGGCCGCCCTGCACCAGCTGTTCGACGTGCCGCTGCCGGTGATCCTGGGGGTCTTCTCCGGCGCCGTGACCAACACCCCTTCTCTCGGTGCCGGCCAGCAGATCCTGGCTGAGCTGGGCGCCGCGCCCGGTTCCACCGGCCTGATGGGGATGGGCTATGCAGTCGCCTATCCGTTCGGCATCTGTGGCATCTTGTTGACCATGTGGTTGATCCGCATGTTCTTTCGGATCAAGATCGACGAAGAAGCAGCCCAGTTTGAACAACAGGCCGGCAAGACCAAGGAGAGTCTGCAGACCATCAACATCGCGGTGCGCAACCCCAACATCCACGGTCTGATGCTGAGCGAGATCCCGAGTCTCGACGAGGCTGACGTCATCTGCTCGCGCCTCAAGCGTGGCGATGAGCTGATGGTGCCGCGGCCGGATTCGCGCATCGAACTGGGCGACCTGCTGCACCTGGTGGGTGAGCGGCACGCCCTGCGCAAGGTGCTGCTGGTGCTGGGGGAGGAGGTAGAGACCTCGCTCTCCACTCGCGGCACCGATCTGCGGGTAGAGCGGGTAGTGGTGACCAACGAGCAGGTGCTCGGCAAGAAGATCCGCGATCTCGACATCAAGCAGAAATATGACGTGGTGATCTCGCGCCTCAACCGGGCCGGTATCGAGCTGGTACCGACCAGCCAGACCAGCCTGCAGTTCGGCGACATCCTCAACCTGGTGGGACGACTCGACGCCATCGAGGCGGTCACCAATGTGGTGGGCAACGTGCAGCAGAAACTGCAGCAGGTGCAGATGCTGCCGGTGTTCATCGGCATCGGCCTTGGCGTGCTGCTCGGATCCATCCCCTTCTATCTGCCCGGGTTCCCGGCCGCACTCAAGCTGGGTCTGGCGGGCGGCCCGCTGGTGGTGGCGCTGATCCTGTCGCGCATCGGCAGCATCGGCAAGCTCTACTGGTTCATGCCCCCCAGTGCCAACCTGGCGCTGCGGGAGATCGGCATAGTGCTGTTTCTGGCGGTGGTGGGCTTCAAGTCCGGCGCCGGCTTCATCGATACCCTGATCAACGGCGATGGTCCGGCCTGGATGATGTATGGGGTGGCGATCACCCTGATCCCGCTGCTAGTGGTCGGTGTGCTGGCCCGTCTGTACGGCAAGATGAACTACCTCACCCTGTGCGGTTTGCTGGCCGGTTCCATGACGGATCCTCCCGCCCTGGCGTTTGCCAACGGCATGCACCCCACCAGTGGTGCCAGTGCCCTGTCGTACGCGACCGTCTATCCGCTGGTGATGTTCCTGCGCATCATCTCACCCCAGTTGCTGGCTATCCTGCTGTGGGCTGGCGCCTGA
- the trhA gene encoding PAQR family membrane homeostasis protein TrhA: MSSVTDYSPREELANRLSHGLGLVLGILGLVLLLNKGWAQGPQALVSYSLYGGSLVLLYLASTLYHSMAEGPARRWCKVFDHCAIYLLIAGTYTPFLLVALDTPLAQGLMVVIWVLALAGVVFKLLFINRFKKLSLFTYLMLGWLSLLVVYQLYIHLEGEGLLLLGLGGLIYSLGVIFYVAKRIPYNHAIWHLFVLGGSVCHFMAIYGYVA; this comes from the coding sequence ATGAGCAGTGTGACGGATTATTCGCCCCGCGAGGAGCTGGCCAACCGCCTCAGCCACGGCCTGGGGCTGGTGCTGGGGATCCTGGGGTTGGTGTTGTTGTTGAACAAGGGCTGGGCGCAGGGCCCTCAGGCGCTGGTCAGTTACAGCCTCTATGGCGGCAGTCTGGTGCTGCTCTATCTGGCCTCGACCCTCTACCACAGCATGGCGGAAGGGCCGGCCAGACGTTGGTGCAAGGTATTCGACCACTGCGCCATCTATCTGTTGATCGCCGGTACCTATACTCCCTTCCTGCTGGTGGCACTCGACACGCCGCTGGCACAGGGGTTGATGGTGGTGATCTGGGTGCTGGCGCTGGCGGGGGTGGTGTTCAAGCTGCTATTCATCAATCGCTTCAAGAAGCTGTCGCTGTTTACCTACCTGATGCTGGGCTGGCTGTCGTTGCTGGTGGTCTATCAGCTTTATATCCATCTGGAGGGGGAAGGCTTGCTGCTGCTCGGGCTGGGTGGTCTCATCTATAGCCTGGGGGTGATCTTCTATGTGGCCAAACGTATCCCCTACAACCACGCCATCTGGCATCTGTTCGTACTGGGTGGCAGCGTCTGTCACTTTATGGCCATTTATGGCTACGTCGCCTAA
- a CDS encoding aminotransferase class V-fold PLP-dependent enzyme gives MKLTELFALPDPAFGQAMTDLLETFHHSDDSQAPYQRDQFTHQLDQSRMPATGIAMDEYLARLATLVPGASHLTSPRYMGHMTAPLPAFTAELSRLVVMLNQNPMKMESSRLLSFLEREVLAKLHRLIYRADDLFYDAQMHAKDAALGVMTSGGTIANVTALWLARNRACGDNLFALYEQGYRGAVILGSRLMHYSFDKGMDLLGLGARSVWRLPTDDQNRLDMAALEQALAQCKEQKLKVLALVGVAGSTDFGSIDPLPELADIAEREQIHFHVDAAWGGPTLFSPRYQNLLAGIERADTVTLDGHKQLLVPLGTGMLLCRQPDLMMAVKREAPYAIRASSFDQGRFTLEGTRPANALYLDAAFQLFGQQGYAELIEANYDRARLMASLIDQDPAFELMSAPVMNLLSYRCIPPHLQGKVLDEAANEQVNAFNVALQKAQRAEGHSFVSRTQRAVGRYGPQPLTLLRAVLLNPLIEERHIRDLLADQQRLGAEIARQLFG, from the coding sequence ATGAAGTTGACTGAACTGTTTGCACTACCGGATCCGGCCTTCGGCCAAGCCATGACGGATCTGCTGGAGACCTTCCACCACTCGGATGACAGTCAGGCTCCCTACCAGCGCGACCAGTTCACCCACCAGCTCGATCAATCCCGCATGCCGGCTACCGGCATCGCCATGGATGAGTACCTGGCCCGGCTGGCCACCCTGGTGCCTGGCGCATCTCACCTCACCTCGCCACGCTACATGGGCCATATGACGGCCCCGTTACCGGCCTTCACTGCCGAGCTGTCCCGCCTGGTGGTGATGCTCAACCAGAACCCGATGAAGATGGAGTCCTCCCGTCTGCTCAGCTTTCTGGAGCGGGAGGTGCTGGCCAAGCTGCACCGCCTCATCTATCGCGCCGACGATCTCTTCTATGACGCCCAGATGCATGCCAAGGATGCCGCCCTCGGGGTCATGACCAGCGGCGGCACCATCGCCAACGTCACCGCCCTCTGGCTGGCCCGCAACCGCGCCTGCGGCGACAACCTGTTCGCCCTTTATGAGCAGGGTTATCGCGGCGCCGTCATTCTGGGCTCGCGGCTGATGCACTACTCCTTCGACAAGGGGATGGATCTGCTGGGGCTGGGGGCGCGCAGCGTCTGGCGCCTCCCGACCGACGACCAGAACCGGCTCGACATGGCGGCGCTGGAGCAGGCCCTTGCCCAGTGCAAGGAGCAAAAACTCAAGGTGCTGGCACTGGTCGGCGTGGCCGGCAGCACCGATTTCGGCTCCATCGACCCCTTGCCTGAGCTGGCGGACATTGCCGAGCGCGAGCAGATCCACTTTCACGTGGATGCCGCCTGGGGTGGCCCGACCCTGTTCTCGCCCCGCTATCAAAACCTGCTGGCCGGGATCGAGCGGGCTGATACCGTCACTCTGGATGGCCACAAACAGCTGCTGGTGCCGCTCGGTACCGGCATGCTGCTCTGCCGCCAGCCGGACCTGATGATGGCGGTCAAGCGCGAGGCCCCCTACGCCATCCGCGCCAGCTCCTTTGATCAGGGGCGCTTTACCCTGGAGGGCACCCGCCCGGCCAATGCGCTCTATCTGGATGCCGCCTTCCAGCTGTTCGGCCAGCAGGGCTATGCTGAGCTCATCGAGGCCAACTACGACCGGGCCCGCCTGATGGCCAGCCTTATCGACCAGGATCCCGCCTTCGAGCTGATGTCGGCCCCGGTGATGAACCTGCTCTCCTATCGCTGCATCCCCCCTCATCTGCAGGGCAAGGTACTGGACGAGGCCGCCAACGAGCAGGTCAATGCCTTCAACGTCGCCCTGCAGAAGGCTCAGCGCGCCGAGGGGCACAGTTTTGTCTCCCGCACCCAGCGCGCCGTGGGTCGCTACGGCCCCCAGCCGCTCACCCTGCTGCGGGCCGTGCTGCTCAATCCACTCATCGAAGAGCGCCACATCCGCGATCTGCTGGCGGATCAGCAGCGGCTGGGCGCCGAGATCGCAAGGCAGCTATTTGGCTGA
- a CDS encoding septation protein A, with translation MKQFIEFIPLIVFFAVYKFYDIYMATGALVVVTGLQLAYSWIRYRKVEKMQLFTFLLVGFFGGLTVFFHDDTFIKWKVTVINVLFALGLLISRYGFGKNLIKQMLGKELQAPDPVWDRVNLGWAGFFTVCGLLNLYVAFNLPQEMWVNFKVFGLLGMTLVFTLLSGVYLYRHLPAEQKNEMKK, from the coding sequence ATGAAGCAATTTATTGAATTTATTCCTCTTATCGTTTTCTTTGCAGTCTACAAGTTCTACGACATCTACATGGCGACCGGCGCCCTGGTGGTGGTGACCGGTCTGCAGCTCGCCTACAGCTGGATCCGCTATCGCAAGGTCGAGAAGATGCAGCTGTTCACCTTCCTGCTGGTCGGCTTCTTCGGCGGCCTCACCGTCTTCTTCCACGACGACACCTTCATCAAGTGGAAAGTCACCGTCATCAACGTACTGTTTGCACTGGGCCTGCTCATCAGCCGTTACGGCTTTGGCAAGAATTTGATCAAGCAGATGCTGGGCAAGGAGCTGCAGGCACCGGATCCCGTCTGGGATCGGGTCAATCTCGGCTGGGCCGGCTTCTTTACCGTCTGCGGCCTGCTCAACCTCTATGTGGCCTTCAACCTGCCGCAGGAGATGTGGGTCAACTTCAAGGTGTTCGGTCTGCTTGGCATGACCCTGGTATTCACCCTGCTGAGCGGTGTCTATCTCTATCGCCACCTGCCCGCCGAGCAGAAAAATGAAATGAAAAAATAA
- a CDS encoding YciI family protein: MWYLIYSEDVQSSLPLRKQARPAHLARLQALQDEGRLLTAGPNPAIDAEDPADAGFTGSTVIAEFASQADAKAWADADPYVAAGVYAKVTIKPFKKVF; encoded by the coding sequence ATGTGGTATCTCATCTATTCCGAAGATGTCCAGAGCAGCCTGCCGCTGCGCAAGCAGGCGCGCCCGGCCCATCTGGCCAGGCTACAGGCGCTGCAGGATGAAGGGCGGCTGCTCACCGCCGGCCCCAACCCGGCCATCGATGCCGAGGATCCGGCCGATGCCGGCTTTACCGGCAGCACCGTCATCGCCGAGTTCGCCTCACAGGCGGATGCCAAGGCCTGGGCCGATGCCGATCCCTATGTGGCGGCCGGTGTCTATGCCAAGGTGACCATCAAGCCGTTCAAGAAGGTCTTCTGA
- the cysQ gene encoding 3'(2'),5'-bisphosphate nucleotidase CysQ, which translates to MFFPAISELEPIARTAGDAIMAIYSQPFAVEYKQDESPLTAADKGAHEVIVQALARLTPDIPVLSEESGPEVMAARHGWSRYWLVDPLDGTKEFVFRNGEFTVNIALIEEGAPRWGLVYAPVLDLLWYGGKGLGAWRVAGGKREAIQSRPHQESTPWRVVGSRNHLSQATLDYLAGFGDMARGEIELVSMGSSLKFCIIAEGGAELYPRLAPTCEWDTGAAQAVLEGAGGSVTQLDGSPLCYNKPDILNPWFVAKA; encoded by the coding sequence ATGTTTTTTCCCGCGATTTCCGAGCTGGAGCCCATCGCCCGTACCGCCGGTGACGCCATCATGGCCATCTACAGTCAGCCCTTTGCGGTAGAGTACAAGCAGGACGAAAGCCCCTTGACCGCCGCCGACAAGGGCGCGCACGAGGTGATCGTGCAGGCGTTGGCCCGGTTGACGCCCGACATCCCCGTATTGTCCGAGGAGTCCGGGCCCGAGGTGATGGCGGCGCGCCACGGCTGGTCCCGTTACTGGCTGGTGGACCCGCTGGACGGCACCAAGGAGTTCGTCTTCCGCAACGGCGAGTTCACCGTCAATATCGCCCTCATTGAAGAAGGGGCTCCGCGCTGGGGGCTGGTTTATGCCCCGGTATTGGACCTGCTCTGGTATGGCGGCAAGGGGCTGGGGGCCTGGCGGGTGGCTGGTGGCAAGCGTGAGGCAATCCAGAGCCGACCTCATCAGGAGAGCACGCCTTGGCGGGTGGTGGGCAGTCGCAATCACTTGTCCCAGGCCACTCTGGATTACCTGGCTGGCTTTGGTGACATGGCGCGGGGCGAGATTGAGCTGGTTTCCATGGGCAGTTCGCTCAAGTTCTGCATCATCGCCGAAGGGGGCGCCGAGCTTTACCCGCGCCTCGCCCCCACCTGCGAGTGGGATACCGGTGCGGCGCAGGCGGTGCTGGAGGGAGCGGGCGGCAGTGTAACCCAGCTCGATGGCTCGCCGCTGTGCTACAACAAGCCGGACATCCTCAACCCCTGGTTCGTGGCCAAGGCATAA
- a CDS encoding ComEA family DNA-binding protein: MNYKTLTATLLLSCLPLLSQPLLAADKPAAKPATTVTAAKESGKVNLNTASINELTALKGIGEKKAQAIVDYREKQGKFTTVDQLADVSGIGPATLEANRDMIIVK, encoded by the coding sequence ATGAACTACAAGACCCTGACCGCCACCCTGCTGCTGAGCTGCCTGCCCCTGCTCAGCCAGCCTCTGCTGGCCGCCGACAAGCCTGCTGCCAAGCCGGCAACCACGGTCACCGCCGCCAAGGAGAGCGGCAAAGTGAACCTGAACACCGCCAGTATCAATGAGTTGACTGCGCTCAAGGGCATTGGCGAGAAGAAGGCCCAGGCCATCGTCGATTACCGCGAGAAGCAGGGCAAGTTCACTACCGTGGATCAGCTGGCCGATGTGAGCGGCATCGGGCCAGCCACGCTGGAAGCAAATCGGGACATGATTATCGTCAAGTAA
- the galU gene encoding UTP--glucose-1-phosphate uridylyltransferase GalU: MKNIPLVVRKAVLPVAGLGTRMLPATKAIPKEMLPVVDKPLIQYVVREAIAAGIKEIILVTHSSKNSIENHFDKSFELEATLEKRVKRQLLEEVQHICPKDVTIMHVRQGEAKGLGHAVLCARPLIGDNPFAVLLPDVLIDEVASNPKQDNLAEMVHMFEEDHISQIMVEAVPESEVDKYGIADIKGEALSEGMSLPMQAIVEKPPRDEAPSNLAVVGRYVLSSNIWPLLEKTPAGAGDEIQLTDAIAMLMEQEQVNAYFMKGRSHDCGSKFGYMKANVEYAVRHPELNGEFIIWLKQFAKQL, encoded by the coding sequence ATGAAAAATATCCCTCTTGTGGTCCGCAAAGCCGTTCTTCCCGTCGCCGGTCTGGGCACCCGCATGTTGCCAGCCACCAAGGCCATCCCCAAGGAGATGCTGCCCGTCGTCGACAAACCGCTGATCCAGTATGTAGTGCGCGAAGCCATCGCCGCCGGCATCAAGGAGATCATCCTGGTCACCCACTCGAGCAAGAACTCCATCGAAAACCACTTCGACAAGAGCTTCGAGCTGGAAGCGACCCTCGAGAAGCGGGTCAAGCGGCAACTGCTGGAAGAGGTGCAACACATCTGCCCGAAAGACGTCACCATCATGCACGTCCGCCAGGGGGAAGCCAAAGGTCTGGGGCACGCGGTGCTCTGCGCCCGCCCGCTGATCGGCGACAACCCGTTTGCGGTATTGCTGCCGGACGTGCTGATCGACGAGGTGGCCAGCAATCCCAAGCAGGACAACCTGGCCGAGATGGTGCACATGTTCGAAGAGGATCACATCAGCCAGATCATGGTGGAAGCCGTCCCCGAGAGTGAAGTGGACAAATACGGCATCGCCGACATCAAGGGAGAAGCTCTGAGCGAGGGCATGTCTCTGCCGATGCAGGCCATCGTTGAGAAACCCCCCCGTGACGAGGCCCCCTCCAATCTGGCCGTGGTCGGCCGTTACGTGCTCTCTTCCAACATCTGGCCGCTGCTAGAGAAGACCCCCGCCGGTGCCGGCGACGAGATCCAGCTGACCGATGCCATCGCCATGCTGATGGAGCAGGAGCAGGTGAATGCCTACTTCATGAAAGGGCGCAGCCACGACTGCGGTAGCAAGTTCGGTTACATGAAAGCCAACGTGGAATATGCAGTGCGCCATCCGGAACTGAACGGCGAATTTATCATTTGGTTGAAACAGTTTGCCAAGCAGCTGTAA
- a CDS encoding peptide MFS transporter — protein MNNPSKGTFLGHPKGLFLLFSTELWERFSYYGMRAVLVLYLTDMTANGGMGWTQADALKLYGIYTGLVYITPIIGGWLADTFLGQRRAILFGAVLMAAGQFTLALPHAMFPDMVNTVFYSGLGLLIVGNGLFKPNISTMVGDLYQEGDHRRDGAFTIFYMGINLGSLLAGVICGAAATAYGWQAAFVSAGIGMLLSLVVQATMAQRFLGDIGRVPAAQRAAEQRSKEQKAPLTKQEVDRIKVILVLGLFTIIFWAGFEQAGGLMNLYAQEYTDRMIGSFEVPTAWFQSLNPFFIITLAPIVAAIWIKLGKKEPNSPVKFAMGLLFLAVGFLFMIGAVLEQGGDQAVKTSMFWLVGAYLFHTLGELCLSPIGLSMVTKLAPLRLASLMMGAWFGFVALANYAAGFIGSFVGESGAMAIFGGIALAAVISALILLTMANRLVYWMHGAEGPAKEPQEHDKKLQSAAV, from the coding sequence ATGAATAATCCGTCCAAAGGGACCTTTTTAGGTCACCCTAAAGGGCTTTTTTTGCTCTTTAGTACCGAACTGTGGGAGAGATTCTCCTATTACGGCATGCGTGCCGTGCTCGTGCTCTATCTGACTGACATGACTGCCAACGGCGGGATGGGCTGGACTCAGGCCGATGCCCTCAAGCTGTACGGCATCTATACCGGTCTGGTCTACATTACCCCGATCATCGGCGGCTGGCTGGCAGATACCTTCCTCGGCCAACGCCGCGCCATTCTGTTTGGTGCCGTGCTGATGGCCGCCGGCCAATTTACCCTGGCGCTGCCGCACGCCATGTTCCCGGACATGGTCAACACCGTCTTCTATTCGGGTCTCGGCTTGCTGATCGTGGGTAACGGTCTGTTCAAACCGAACATCTCCACCATGGTGGGTGACCTGTATCAGGAAGGTGACCACCGTCGTGACGGTGCCTTCACCATCTTCTACATGGGTATCAACCTGGGCTCCCTGCTGGCCGGCGTGATCTGTGGTGCTGCCGCAACAGCCTATGGCTGGCAGGCCGCCTTCGTCAGCGCCGGTATCGGCATGTTGCTCTCCCTGGTGGTACAGGCCACCATGGCTCAGCGTTTCCTGGGTGACATCGGCCGCGTGCCGGCCGCCCAGCGCGCCGCCGAGCAGCGCTCCAAGGAGCAGAAGGCTCCGCTGACCAAGCAGGAAGTGGATCGCATCAAGGTCATCCTGGTGCTGGGTCTGTTCACTATCATCTTCTGGGCTGGCTTCGAGCAGGCCGGTGGTCTGATGAACCTGTACGCGCAGGAGTATACCGACCGCATGATCGGCAGCTTCGAAGTGCCGACCGCCTGGTTCCAGTCCCTGAACCCCTTCTTTATCATCACGCTGGCCCCCATCGTTGCCGCCATCTGGATCAAGCTCGGCAAGAAAGAGCCGAACTCCCCGGTGAAGTTCGCCATGGGCCTGCTGTTCCTGGCCGTGGGCTTCCTGTTCATGATCGGTGCCGTGCTGGAGCAAGGTGGTGATCAGGCCGTCAAGACCTCCATGTTCTGGCTGGTCGGTGCCTACCTGTTCCACACCCTGGGCGAGCTCTGCCTCTCCCCGATCGGCCTCTCCATGGTGACCAAGCTGGCTCCGCTGCGCCTGGCCTCCCTGATGATGGGTGCCTGGTTCGGCTTCGTGGCCCTGGCCAACTACGCCGCCGGTTTCATCGGCTCCTTCGTGGGCGAGTCCGGTGCCATGGCCATCTTCGGTGGCATCGCCCTGGCCGCCGTGATCAGCGCGCTGATCCTGCTGACCATGGCCAATCGCCTGGTCTACTGGATGCACGGTGCAGAAGGTCCGGCCAAAGAGCCGCAGGAACACGACAAGAAGCTGCAATCTGCCGCCGTCTAA
- a CDS encoding response regulator: MSKAGLRILVVEDEAVFRHSLVNYLAHDGACVFQAEDGIEGLSAAALYHPDVVLCDLNMPNMDGHEVIACLTARYPHIPVIVISAQSKMEAVERALRAGARDFLLKPISDFGQVRRSIEQCLSTNHGYGQQLELMEHIDFFREHDQAATRLLAWLKPPGLQEWGPWQVTFEGMGNLFIPDTFKVDDKLLVLVMELPILGVDAAFCGALVRSLMNAPYRQFQRGESLLLTQPHRLLDYLNLQLVESGLRHSFAMAALLFDQEDGLVFANAGLTSPHWLVRSGGLPLGLLRTSHYALHRRSWHEPFDLQFRSDSGSALHVQVRHH, translated from the coding sequence ATGTCAAAAGCCGGACTACGGATCCTGGTGGTGGAGGACGAAGCGGTTTTTCGCCATTCGCTGGTCAATTATCTCGCTCACGATGGTGCCTGCGTTTTCCAGGCAGAAGACGGCATTGAAGGTCTCTCTGCCGCCGCTCTCTATCATCCCGATGTGGTGTTATGTGATTTGAACATGCCCAACATGGATGGGCATGAGGTGATCGCCTGCCTCACGGCCCGCTACCCTCATATTCCTGTCATCGTCATCTCGGCCCAGAGCAAGATGGAGGCGGTCGAGCGAGCGCTGCGTGCCGGCGCCCGCGATTTCCTGCTCAAGCCCATCTCTGACTTCGGTCAGGTGCGTCGCAGCATAGAGCAGTGCCTTAGCACTAACCACGGTTATGGGCAACAGCTGGAGTTGATGGAGCACATCGACTTCTTTCGCGAACACGACCAGGCGGCGACCCGGCTGCTGGCCTGGTTGAAGCCGCCGGGCTTGCAGGAGTGGGGGCCCTGGCAGGTCACCTTTGAAGGGATGGGCAATCTGTTCATCCCCGATACTTTCAAGGTGGATGACAAGCTGCTGGTGCTGGTAATGGAGCTGCCGATCCTCGGGGTGGATGCCGCCTTCTGCGGCGCCCTGGTGCGTTCCCTGATGAACGCCCCGTATCGCCAGTTTCAGCGTGGCGAGAGTCTGCTGCTGACCCAGCCCCACCGCTTGCTTGATTACCTCAATCTGCAGCTGGTCGAATCCGGTCTGCGCCACTCCTTCGCCATGGCCGCCCTGTTGTTTGATCAGGAGGACGGGCTGGTGTTTGCCAATGCCGGGCTGACTTCGCCCCACTGGCTGGTGCGCTCCGGCGGCCTGCCACTCGGCCTGCTGCGTACCAGCCACTACGCCTTGCACAGGCGCAGCTGGCATGAACCCTTTGATCTGCAGTTTCGCAGTGACAGCGGCAGTGCCCTGCATGTGCAGGTTCGACATCATTGA
- a CDS encoding DnaT-like ssDNA-binding domain-containing protein — protein sequence MNPAEYSALAHPRLSHPARSLYTLQLRRLVLENQLARLNYPELGRALAVVDPGDPSGFSFQVNARQLTELFDELMEAGLLQVEAQTDSEHYHQCPFQLPLLTQRVRSPLSERPFQMHLQWRPDAELPALARLCGVIDASYNEEDLGEFIAYWLGRPEVFDSQHQWMLKFIRALKTRRYTRRKPMEVQGYQQVTPAQVEAGPSKRAQEMIEEARRLAGQPQEPDND from the coding sequence ATGAACCCTGCCGAATACAGCGCCCTCGCCCATCCCAGATTGTCCCACCCGGCCCGCAGCCTCTATACCCTGCAGTTGCGCCGGCTGGTGCTGGAAAATCAGCTGGCCAGGCTCAACTACCCCGAACTCGGCCGGGCGCTGGCGGTGGTCGACCCGGGCGATCCCAGCGGCTTTTCCTTTCAGGTCAATGCCCGCCAGCTGACCGAGCTGTTCGATGAGCTGATGGAGGCGGGTTTGCTGCAAGTCGAGGCGCAAACCGACAGTGAGCACTACCATCAGTGCCCGTTCCAGCTGCCGCTGCTGACCCAGCGGGTGCGCAGCCCGCTGTCGGAGCGCCCATTCCAGATGCACCTGCAATGGCGCCCGGATGCAGAGCTGCCAGCCCTCGCCCGCCTGTGCGGGGTGATCGATGCCAGCTACAACGAAGAGGATCTCGGCGAGTTCATCGCCTACTGGCTGGGGCGACCCGAGGTGTTCGACTCCCAGCACCAGTGGATGCTCAAGTTCATCCGCGCCCTCAAGACCCGCCGCTATACCCGCCGCAAGCCGATGGAGGTGCAGGGCTACCAGCAGGTGACCCCGGCACAGGTCGAGGCGGGCCCAAGCAAGCGGGCCCAGGAGATGATCGAAGAGGCCAGGCGGCTGGCCGGCCAACCGCAGGAGCCGGATAATGATTGA
- a CDS encoding DnaA ATPase domain-containing protein, with the protein MTDPHDPLRQELEEIEAKRQKIAKAKQDHRVHDPELSRHVGGLLERIRRLQQETGGSQYDYETLRKEYDAKANAEVRELQKAARQERIQKLIAQADLNPDWVFERMDAGDPALQYPIETARYFISGFEHWEKSGGGCMLIYGDYGTGKSTLAGAVAHELIARHQKSVIFQQWASIVDRLFFNVIQDQEERNQYRRALEEVDLLIIDEVSANRAKMAESQSSFLGHLLRRRRNLSKSVILITNHNPQSLHQAIGDFAFEAIKAFNPVDIHLSGPSRRPHIGHYNG; encoded by the coding sequence ATGACTGACCCGCACGATCCCCTGCGCCAGGAGCTGGAAGAGATCGAAGCCAAGCGCCAGAAGATCGCCAAGGCCAAGCAGGATCATCGCGTTCACGACCCGGAATTGAGCCGCCACGTAGGAGGCCTGCTGGAGCGCATTCGTCGCCTTCAGCAAGAGACCGGCGGCAGCCAGTACGACTACGAGACCCTGCGCAAGGAGTACGACGCCAAGGCCAATGCCGAGGTGCGCGAGCTGCAGAAGGCGGCGCGCCAGGAGCGGATCCAGAAGCTGATCGCCCAGGCTGACCTCAACCCCGACTGGGTGTTTGAACGGATGGATGCCGGCGATCCGGCGCTGCAATATCCCATTGAGACCGCCCGCTACTTCATCAGCGGTTTCGAGCACTGGGAGAAAAGCGGTGGTGGCTGCATGCTGATCTACGGTGACTACGGCACCGGCAAGTCGACCCTGGCGGGCGCCGTGGCGCACGAGTTGATCGCACGCCACCAGAAGTCGGTGATCTTCCAGCAGTGGGCCTCCATCGTGGACAGGTTGTTCTTCAACGTGATCCAGGATCAGGAAGAGCGCAACCAGTACCGGCGTGCCCTGGAAGAGGTGGATCTGCTGATCATCGACGAGGTCTCGGCCAACCGCGCCAAGATGGCGGAGAGCCAGTCCAGCTTCCTCGGCCACCTGCTGCGCCGCCGTCGCAACCTGTCGAAAAGCGTCATCCTCATCACCAACCACAATCCCCAGAGCCTGCATCAGGCAATAGGTGATTTCGCTTTTGAAGCGATCAAGGCGTTCAATCCAGTGGATATCCACCTGAGCGGCCCCAGCCGTCGCCCCCATATCGGCCACTACAACGGCTGA